The DNA sequence CCCATAAGTCAGCACAGAAGGTGAAATAAACCCAAAGAGATTGAGcttttaaactaaaaatatTCAAGCGCACATCAGTTCCAGAATATAACTGCATCAAGAAAATGCAGGAGCCTACACATGAGATCACTGGATATGGTCAGAGGACATGAGCATGGTGACGTGTGAATGCTTTTCTCTGTGAGTGGGAATGTGAACGCAGTACACATTATTGTATGCATGTGTGTGCGAGTGCACACAACTGCCTGTAGGAAGAACTGAAGAAGGATATGTTAAGAAGGGAAGTAGTCACAGGCAGACACACTCCAGCCACATCGTACCAGACAATATCTGTTCTCAATATACTGATGGTTTAAGCACTTTTAGTTATCAGTTACTCCACTGGTTACATAGATTTGATCACGATGAGCCATTGTGCACTCAAATAAATTGGTTCAGTTGGTCTGCCCCAGAAGAAACCATGGAAATACTCTGAATTGAGGACATAGAACAGCATCTAAACTTAATAATCTAATCACTGCTTTATCATTTGATGTCACAGCACAACACAAGGACATTTAAAACCAATAAACCGGGCTCTTCTATATTTAAGTAACAGTGCACATCATATAATAAGCCAAACAAGACATACCTTTTCTTGCACTTTCTCCATTGCTGTTGGGTTCTTGGCAACTATGGTCAGCGTTCCATCACTCACAGATAATCGTGcacctggtttttttttttaatattgccaGTAACAATGAGCAACATAAAATAAAGGTCAAACACCAAAAAAGATCACAAAAGCAGCAAGGTACGAAGTCTCTCGGCAGGATATGTATGAAGATTCAACTAACTCCTATGAGCTTACCAAATCACGTGAGAAAATCCACATGGAGTTATTACAAATATTTCGTGAAatcagcttcttcttcatttttttggctTATGAATTgccaattttcactttttaactATTAGCATGGAAATAATAGCTCAGTGATAACATGATATGCTGAGACCTTTAACAGTTTCCGATTTGGGACATATTCCATTTTATGTACAGTAAAATCAATGTTTCCATTGTTCTTAAATAGAATGAATAGGAATACTTCCATAAGctacattttttaaatacaGTATAAACATGGCAAAGAATATTCCTGATTTAGCATGGACATGGCCCCTCTCACTAATAATCCATCATAGAATGCACATGGTGCTAAACATAACTTAATAAATGTATCTTCTTGGACAAAACAATCTACAGAAGCCCACTCCTATGGTACCATGTCATAGACTAGCAAGGAGTGACATTCTTCACCCAGCTTTCACTCCTGATATTGGAGGCATCCATGCTCTTGGTATCCTTGTAATAGCTAAAGTCTTGTCAAGAAATCAGAAAacccttttaaattttttagagGAGAGCCTTGCATTGCTCCAAAAAGGAACTTCTCTAATGCAGCTTTTGGCATTGCTTCCAACTCGTGGCTTGTTGAGGTCCAAAAGCAGAAATTGTAAGCCACTATGGAAACTAAAAGTGACAAGCTAAGATGGCTATGCTCCTACTGAAGTTATCAATCGGTCACGATGCTGGTTGATATATGGTTACCTTTCCAATGGATGATTCTACAGACATTACATAAAACCCACAAGATTTAAACAAGAAACTAACAACTCAAGCAAAAGTCAGTCCGATCAGGCTCTTGGTTGATGTGATTTTTGGTTGTGCCCCTTAGGTATGTCACATCTCTTATTTCCATATAATGAGCTTATTTACTTATCAGGTATACAGCCATCAGATGATAAAGTTACATTGACCAGGTGCCATCAGGATATCCTATGCAGACAAACTTATTGCCCGTCTCTTATAGACAAAACTTAATGCTTGAACAAACCTGTTTCCTCCTCAATCCTTCTCTTTATAACACCAACAGGGCCAATTATACGACGGATAGCATCATTGGTGAACTTCAGAGTTGCTGGATTAAAATAACAACATTTCAGTCAAAGCATGACATTTCATACTAAATAAACATGAGGCTATGAACAGTCAAGAAGCAGACCTAATTGAAGAGTATTTCTATCATCCTGGGTACGTGGTAAACTGATTTCTCTCTCCATGTGGTCCAAAATTTGCAGACGACCTTTATGAGCAGGTTCCAAACATTCACAAACGATGTCCAGAGGTATTCCAGCTGGTTTAATGTCCAGTTGAATAGCCGTAACTCCCCTTCTAGTGCCAGCAATTTTGAAGTCCATATCTCCAAGATGATCTTCCAGACCCTAGTAAAGGACATACTCATCAAACACCAGGAGGAAGATAGCAATGATCAAGTTAACTTGCAGGATCATTCCTCAGAAAAAGCAGGAAAAAAGGATTTCAGAAGCATCTGCACTGTAACTGCTAAAGACAACTCAGACATATGTGAAAGTACACAAATTTTGCCGAAAAGGATAAACCCACAGGTGGACATGGTTTTAAAAGATTATCTATCAAGTATCGACTAAAAGTGCATTGCTTTACATAATCAGCACTAACGAAACAAACAAAGGTAACACTTACAAGTATATCAGTAAGTATCCGGTAATCAGTTATTTCACCCGTCACTGGATCAACTTCACTGACAAGACCAACCGAAACACCCGCTACATGTTCTCGTAATGGAATGCCAGCATCCATGAGTGCCATACTGCCTACACAAGAGAAGCCATCACACTCGGAAAATAATGCAAAGACGTGTTCAGACAAGTATGCACATTTTTCAAGTAAGCCATGTATAGTACAAAATTTGTGAAGTAGTACAAAATTAATGCTCAGATACCTCCACAGACAGTTGCCATTGATGTTGAACCATCAGATGCCATCACTTCTGAATTAACTCGCACAGTATAGGGGAAGAAATCTTCAGGAGGTAAAACTGCAAGGAGGGCTTTCTCAGCTAGAGTTCCTGCAAATAATTGACCAAGATGGTGTTATTCTAAGCTCCCAAACAAAATATTTACttttacaatttaaaaaattagctcCAAAGGATAAAATGTTAGAAGCATACTACTCAGGGTGAAAGCTTTACAAAATGATAGAGaaccaattttttcatttaactcGCTCAAAGAGGAATTAACATTAGAAGCATTTAAATGTCAAGATTGTTAATTGACAGTCTAATCTTTCACGTAGTTCCAAGCTACAACTAGACCTTTTTATCACCATTAACAATTGAAATGGTCTCGCATGACGGTACTTCTTCAAAACGGAATGAGGAAAGGTTCTAGATCCATGAAACTCTCATACAGAGAATGTGTtgctaattcaattttcatttaacAGTTGCAAAAGTCAAGTATGGCTCCACAAAAAGCAATAAGCATTGAGATAATACAAACTGGAACATGGACCATATTTGTAGTCAAGTTCAGGATCACATCAGAGAGGGCCTAGAGAATCTGGAGATGCTCTTTTGTCCAACCAAACAAGTACTTTGACAGTTCTCTGACAGCATCAGTTGCAAGTATACATGTAGAAATCACAAAGTTTTCTCGTGAATATAGACAAATAAATGGTCGTCCACATACATCACAAAGTTTCTGATGACTACTTGATGCAGCTACTGTTCATGCATAGGCTTTATATAAGCCATCTCATGTTAGGTAGTGCTGCCTACAAGTCGCCCTAAAACATGGAAAAGGTTCAACCCTCAACGTGGATGGAGCTTTCTGTCATTAACAAGGATATGAACCTTTGTATTTcatctttaaaaagaaaatggaaacctGAGATGCCATTCTTTCATAAGATCAAACACTCACCTTTAGAGCAATGTCCATGATAATAAACATATTTTAGTTTTGAAactaaaaattgtgaaaaatattaATGATGTTCAAGCACAATTTATTACCATCTCTTTTTCCCAATGCCATATAAATAGGTGACTTACAGGGAATTACTGAACAGGAAGTCATCTTAAATCTCATCTTAAAATGCTAAAATCTTTCGAAAGGGGTCAGATAatcaaaaattgtaaaaactactaAAGATGTTTAAGCACAATAATTATCATCTCTTTTTCCCAATGCCATTATAAAATAGATGACTTACAGGGAATTACTGAACAGGAAGTCATCTTAAGTCTCACAATTTGATAGGAAAGGAAGAAATTACCGTGCCCAACTTCACGTCTATTTAGCCCAACTCTTTTGCCAACctcattgattgaaaatggCGGAAAGGTGTAATGAAGCATAAAACGCTTGCTTGGGGGACCCACAATTGAATCCAACTTTTGAGCATCCCCTGGAGCACCAATCGTCACAGTACAAAGCACCTGTACATATCAAATGGGAACTCATGTAAAGATTTAAATGCAACACAGGCTACCATATTGCCACTTTTCCTTTtgctccttcttcttaattatATCCAATGACCTGTGTATCTCCGCGAGAAAATAACGATGATCCCTGCAACACACGTAAATAGCCAGCTTCGCAGTACAAAGGTCTGACTTCATCAAGGCGTCTGCCATCAACTCTGAATCCTTCTGCAATTATTCTCTTGCGGACAACCTGACATGTTTTACGAAATGAGGTCGGCAATCACAGGTAAAAGTCAACAGTGCAGTGACAGTCAATATAAAGTCTAACACCCATGACAGACCATTTATCACAATGGAACCCTCAGTATCCTAAATCAGCATTCATGCGATCGTAAGAACGAAAGAATTATAAGTTTATAGTACATAAGAAATTAGAGCTTACCTTCTTCCTCACCGTATCTACTGCTCTAGACGACACCAATAAGCTTTCTTCATCACCCTCTTCTTCAAGTGCTCTTTTTACATCTCGGGTTATGTTGTCCAAGGATTCTCCGCGTTCAAACTGATATGTAAAATGCCAAAGACCCAAACAAAATGAGACATTAGAGACTGACAATTTCTGGATAACTACAAAGAAACAGAAATTGTATATAATAAAGAAATATTAGAGGATTCAACAGATCCCTCCCATTCTTTATGTTGAACACCTTGCCATATGAAGGATCGGTAAAAACAGCTTCAATAGGAGCTTCTGCCAGGTTGCGAACTTTTTCGAGAGTTCTATCCGAGATCATAGACAGCTTATATTCCTTCTTAGTTTTACCAGCTTTCTCAGCCAATCTCATTTGAGGTTCAAGGTACTTCACAGCCTTATACAACAAAAACTACATATTAGTTGCACATAAATCAAAAAGAAATCAGAAAGAATTGCAGGTGTCCGATTCACCTCCGGATGCGCTAGTCTCAAGCCAGCTTCTAAATCTTTCTCTGATATCTCACGAGCATGCACGTCTATCATCaatgttttttcctttgtgcATGCATACACTAAGTTCAGGTCACTTAAATCGAGCTGCAAAATAGACGTTTGTAATCCATTAGCACATCACCTAAGTTTCAAGTTCTTTTCTATTATCAGAAATATGAATGTCATCCtccgaaacaaacaaaatatgCTGCATTAATGGAAGTAAAAGGGATATCATGAGTTTCGAGACAATCAGTCCCACAGTACAGAAATAACCAATGAGTTGACATCCCTTTTAtataaggaaaaaggaaaaactaatgAATTGAGCCGAAACAGCACGTTGCTAGAAAATCACAATCACCCTTTCTACTTTCTGCTGTACACCCACAATCCTTGGATTTCCAAACATATATTTTGAAGGAATATCGATAGATGACAGTTAATGATTGTTgggattttgaagttgataatCAAAATTCTCTAGGTGACAAAAGTACAATGTGAGCGGAAAAATCCAAAGGGAGATGGACGTGTGCAACCCTGAAATGTCTAGAATAGGCAATAGCTCTCAACAACAGATACAATTAGTTGATAATCTAGAGAATTTGCAATTGATACAAGAAGCACCTCATCTGTGGTGGGATTAATGATGAACTCCCCACGTATCCTCCCTATGCGTATCACTCCGATTGGACCTCCCCAAGGAATATCTGATAACATAAGAGCAGCAGATGTTGCATTAGCTGCCATTACATCTGGATCTTGTTTCCCATCAGAAGAAAGAACGCTTGCCATTACCTATGCATGACAAAACATAATAGAAAATGAGGACACGATACCATGGAGAGCTGAAGACCATTAGAGCATTAAAGAACGGTTTTACCTGGACTTCATGAAAAAACCCAGCAGGAAATAATGGTCTTATTGGTCTATCGATAAGTCGACCAACTAAAAGTTCGCGCTCTTTAGGAGCACCTTCCCGTCGCGTATATGTTTGTGGGATATGACCTTTGGCAAACTGCTTCTCTTGATAATCAAcctttgagaaaaaaatgatgaacatcAGCACATGAACACATGGAGCCAAAAATGCCTATTGCCTCTCggttattgaaaaaaaaaattccaaactacgAATAAGTACAGAGAACAGCTAACAAGCTCCAACACTGGCAGGACAGGATGATTCTGAACCATCAAGACCATAGCATATCCTTTTCGTTTCTGGGGGCTACAAAAAGTAAGGTCATGACTGATGCATTTTTTTTGCAGGTATCTACCTTGTGGAGATCGTTTGTTAGCGCAACCAGTTAATGTTATCTAGTGCCTACCCTCTGCAGCAAGTGACgagcaaaacaaaaggagaccATCAAATGAGTATGACTCCAACAGAAGCCATTTCATCATACTGTGACACTGAAATATGACATATATTCACACCGAGCAAattgcggaaaaaaaaaattatgcccaTTACGATTATTCAATCACAAACGAATCAAACCAAGCTCAATAAGGCATGCTGAGCTGTCGATATCAACTTGAACATACAATGACAGGCCAAAAAAAATGCCCAAGACGAGCCATGTCCGTACAAACATCTTCAAGACTAAGTCTAGACGTAATATCCAAAAAGCACCTTATTCTCCACCAAGCCTCAATTAATCAAACAACACATCTTCACGCACCCAGATAATAAGAGAAATAGATCAAACACGccaacaagggaaaaaaataaacagataatttggacaaaaaaattggtcaagcgaaggaaaaaaaaaaatgcaagaacagCACTTCACGTTGAGCTGCAATCCAACTAAACAGGAAACACCACGGAACTCACAGTGAGAGGCAAAAAGCTCCCAATAGCATCGCCCTTGGAGGACGCGACGGTGGACAGAACCTTGGTGTCTTCCATGCCCAGCACGACGGCGCCATTTGCGAATCGGGCGATCTTGCCGGTCTCGAGCGTGACCAGGCGGGAGCCGATCTCGAACTCCTCCTTGAAACTCTCCAGGACCTTGGTTCCCGCGGcgggaggaggcggcggcggctcgAGCTCGGGATCGGACAgcgaagaagaggaaggggaagaggaagagaaggaggcgaggccgaggccgaggcggCCACTGCAGATAGTACGGAAGAGCAGGGACCGCCAGGTGAGGAGGTGAGGCCTCCTAGCTCTC is a window from the Rhodamnia argentea isolate NSW1041297 chromosome 8, ASM2092103v1, whole genome shotgun sequence genome containing:
- the LOC115741302 gene encoding polyribonucleotide nucleotidyltransferase 2, mitochondrial, with translation MSMASIATRARRPHLLTWRSLLFRTICSGRLGLGLASFSSSSPSSSSLSDPELEPPPPPPAAGTKVLESFKEEFEIGSRLVTLETGKIARFANGAVVLGMEDTKVLSTVASSKGDAIGSFLPLTVDYQEKQFAKGHIPQTYTRREGAPKERELLVGRLIDRPIRPLFPAGFFHEVQVMASVLSSDGKQDPDVMAANATSAALMLSDIPWGGPIGVIRIGRIRGEFIINPTTDELDLSDLNLVYACTKEKTLMIDVHAREISEKDLEAGLRLAHPEAVKYLEPQMRLAEKAGKTKKEYKLSMISDRTLEKVRNLAEAPIEAVFTDPSYGKFERGESLDNITRDVKRALEEEGDEESLLVSSRAVDTVRKKVVRKRIIAEGFRVDGRRLDEVRPLYCEAGYLRVLQGSSLFSRGDTQVLCTVTIGAPGDAQKLDSIVGPPSKRFMLHYTFPPFSINEVGKRVGLNRREVGHGTLAEKALLAVLPPEDFFPYTVRVNSEVMASDGSTSMATVCGGSMALMDAGIPLREHVAGVSVGLVSEVDPVTGEITDYRILTDILGLEDHLGDMDFKIAGTRRGVTAIQLDIKPAGIPLDIVCECLEPAHKGRLQILDHMEREISLPRTQDDRNTLQLATLKFTNDAIRRIIGPVGVIKRRIEEETGARLSVSDGTLTIVAKNPTAMEKVQEKIEFIVGREMEVGGTYKGIVTSIKEYGAFVELNGGQQGLLHISELSHEPVSRVSDVISVGQQLTVICIGQDVRGNIKLSVKATSPRQVSEPNNAVKQAVPIWPSVEDGPSSQEQDSEEESSSKSTESYASRAPTILIRSAAECEEVEKSSGLLETLKNFKSSKKSVSSIEKRRSQLKPTFSGEGDEETEKEAPTAKNLKLGMRVTAKVHKVLGRGLVLDLGNGVRGMYRFEGEGKVDYEVGDPLRVVCTSFSSKGVPVMSLLNDD